From Ignavibacteria bacterium, one genomic window encodes:
- a CDS encoding T9SS type A sorting domain-containing protein: MKIIAVIVCLLVSIAQGQAQVEWQLQKIMPMMNGALLATAIIDSTTFIAVGVDSFGIRSTDVGTTWTTLRFPSNSQWFDVSAISGDVVVAVGDQGKVARSTDAGVTWSFDKGPTNSDLYHIWTDRNQLVVATGDNGAIVRSTDAGQSWEAVVSPATGAIPALTSSPTGRLIGFDTTGAIIYSDDRGVSWSAASRDSSWRVAGLIMVSQDSGIAVGMFLGVALTTNGGTSWTSHVPEKSTGIQIHSLPARFFKVVTILNEDRTITVAKDGDGYWKSDTSLVEWTYSNFYRHNSVGWLSDVEVDSKGQKWATTPSGLGLIPPSWFAVERKIEFPRRGSSSFVTLLTQKGACVQYMLFGDQFNAVGSVHASFDYGRSLTVHSVGGTSLSGLHNVTEFAEVDSVTWLLVGSHDDYDARRTYYHRFITTDAGVTWGYPNFPSYPGRVRDAHLGRYGQFCALYENGLYTTVIKPGNQFKSYYRDTIRPEASLNWCYAVTSGLYFAFGFNGSLCGTLDTSSVLQRITVPTSVSLNAMSFADSTFGICVGDSGVIIQTVDAGRTWKHVAINTKNKLMSVHLLNRQSWLLVTGNSEVLITENGGNTWFAIGSEWPSYRSDRSDCRFINENEFLIATRGIVYRGYREGIPSSIPDSMSSRHSVTPTLLSIAPNPSTNSATITVADRSPVLRLYDASGRLVASYTVENGRVVVNTSELSNGVYNVVSDTGSGVLVVNR, encoded by the coding sequence ATGAAGATCATTGCCGTTATTGTCTGCCTACTCGTGTCCATTGCGCAGGGGCAGGCGCAGGTGGAGTGGCAGCTCCAAAAGATCATGCCGATGATGAATGGCGCTCTGCTGGCCACCGCGATCATAGACAGTACTACCTTCATTGCTGTTGGCGTGGATTCTTTTGGCATTCGCTCGACTGATGTAGGCACAACGTGGACGACTTTGAGATTCCCGTCCAACTCTCAGTGGTTTGATGTATCAGCCATATCGGGGGATGTCGTTGTTGCCGTTGGTGATCAAGGCAAGGTAGCTCGATCTACCGATGCCGGAGTAACGTGGTCGTTTGATAAAGGGCCAACGAATTCAGATCTGTATCATATCTGGACAGATCGGAATCAGCTGGTTGTTGCAACCGGTGACAATGGTGCAATCGTGCGATCTACGGATGCTGGGCAATCTTGGGAAGCAGTTGTGAGTCCTGCTACGGGAGCAATTCCCGCATTGACAAGCTCTCCAACGGGGAGACTCATAGGGTTTGATACGACCGGAGCGATCATCTACAGTGATGATAGAGGCGTGTCTTGGTCGGCGGCATCGCGCGATTCATCGTGGCGTGTAGCAGGGCTTATCATGGTAAGTCAGGATAGTGGAATAGCTGTCGGCATGTTTTTAGGCGTTGCACTTACAACGAACGGAGGCACCTCCTGGACTTCACACGTCCCCGAAAAAAGCACTGGCATCCAAATTCACAGTCTCCCGGCCCGCTTCTTTAAGGTCGTGACAATCCTCAATGAAGACAGAACAATAACGGTAGCGAAAGACGGTGATGGATATTGGAAATCAGATACTTCCTTGGTTGAATGGACATATTCCAACTTCTATCGTCACAATAGTGTAGGATGGCTATCGGACGTCGAAGTTGATAGTAAGGGTCAGAAATGGGCCACAACCCCTAGCGGGCTCGGACTAATTCCACCATCTTGGTTCGCTGTAGAGCGCAAAATCGAGTTTCCTCGTCGGGGAAGTTCCAGTTTCGTTACGTTGTTAACACAGAAGGGTGCATGTGTTCAATACATGCTGTTTGGCGATCAGTTTAATGCAGTTGGGTCTGTTCATGCTTCATTTGATTATGGACGATCATTGACAGTTCACTCTGTTGGAGGAACGTCTCTATCGGGGCTTCACAACGTGACAGAATTTGCAGAGGTCGATTCTGTCACGTGGTTGTTAGTTGGCTCGCATGATGATTATGATGCTCGACGCACCTATTATCATCGATTCATTACCACCGATGCGGGAGTAACGTGGGGGTATCCGAATTTTCCCAGCTATCCAGGTAGAGTAAGAGACGCCCACCTTGGGAGGTACGGTCAATTCTGCGCATTGTATGAAAATGGATTGTATACCACTGTGATCAAGCCTGGAAATCAATTCAAGAGCTACTATCGAGATACGATCAGACCAGAAGCATCACTTAACTGGTGCTACGCAGTGACCAGTGGCCTATATTTTGCATTCGGATTTAACGGATCGCTTTGCGGGACACTTGATACGTCGAGTGTTCTTCAGAGAATCACTGTTCCTACATCGGTCTCGTTAAATGCAATGTCGTTTGCCGATAGCACGTTCGGTATCTGTGTCGGTGACAGCGGTGTGATCATTCAGACCGTAGATGCTGGCAGAACATGGAAGCATGTGGCGATCAATACCAAGAACAAGCTCATGAGTGTGCACCTATTGAATCGCCAGTCATGGTTGCTTGTGACCGGCAATAGTGAGGTCTTAATAACAGAGAACGGCGGTAACACATGGTTCGCAATAGGATCGGAATGGCCTTCATATCGATCTGATCGTTCGGATTGTCGGTTCATCAATGAAAATGAGTTCCTGATCGCTACACGGGGCATCGTGTATCGCGGGTATAGGGAAGGCATCCCATCATCCATCCCAGACTCCATGTCATCCCGCCACTCCGTCACTCCGACCTTGCTTTCCATCGCTCCCAATCCCTCAACGAACAGCGCTACGATTACGGTTGCTGACAGAAGCCCCGTACTTCGGCTGTATGATGCCAGCGGACGACTTGTAGCCTCCTACACGGTCGAAAACGGTAGGGTCGTGGTGAACACGTCGGAGCTCTCGAATGGTGTCTACAATGTTGTTTCAGACACGGGGAGCGGGGTGTTGGTGGTGAATCGGTAG